The Eikenella corrodens genome segment CTGAGCCACGTGCGGATACAGCTCTTGCTCGCTCGGTGCGAAGAGTACGGCTACACCTTCGCCAGCCAGTTTGGCGGCATCCTGCTCCAGCGTGCGCGGGTAGCGGTCGAAATCCTCGCCTTGGCCGAATTGCAGGCGGTTGACAAAAATGCTCACCACCACATTGTCTGCCCGTTTGGCCGCTTCACGCACCAAGGCCAGGTGCCCTTCGTGCAGGTTGCCCATGGTGGGCACGAATGCCACGCTGCCAGCTTCGCGGCGCCAGTCGCGCAGTTCTTTAATGGTATGGATAATTTTCATGGCTGGTTTGCCCTATCAATAAAATGCGGCGCAGTATACTCCGCCGTGCTGGGAGAGGCTACCTGAAAAAACAGATGATGGAGTTTCAGGTAGCCTTCATTGTTGGGTCACAGCATGGAGCGTGGATGGCTTGTTTGCATTTATGTGATGCGGTTTATGCGTTTCAAAGTTTCAGGTAGCCCGAGTATGAGAAAGGCTACCTGAAAATACTCAATCGGGTTTTCAGGTAGCCTTTCCGGGTATAGGCAAGCCTATTTCCGCACTAATCGTTCCGCCGCGGCACGGGCGCGGATTTTGATTTCCTCTGTCAGATAATCCTTCATTTGTGCGTATACCAGCGTGACCACGGCAATGTCGTCGCTGAAGCCCAGCGGGCCGAGCAGGTCGGGGATGCTGTCTATGGGGCTGACGAAATACACCAGCGCGCCCACGATAATCAGCTTGGCGCGTTTGGGCACGGCGGGCGATTGAAACAGGAAATACAGCGCATACAGCTGTTCCACCACCGGCCGCCCCAGCCGCAACGCGAAACGGCGCAGTTTGCGCAAAAAGCCGTCCGGCTCAAAACGGCGACGGCGGAATTCCGGCACGAAATCTTCGGGGCGGACAGGGTTGTCTTGATTCATAGCAAACTCCTTGCATTGGATGGGGCACAAATGGGCGCGGCAGCGACAGGTTTCAAGTGGATTTATGTTCCGGATGTCGGTTCGGAGCAATGCGTTTGCGGCTTGCTACAAAAAATTTCAATATCCTCTAACGCATCTTCAGCCCTGCCCCGCAATTCGCTTACGGGCGAGTTTCGGAAAGCCTCCAATAGCGCAACAACCCGCCTGTGGTCGCCCATATATCCGTGTAGCCTAGCCAAATGCCCGAAACAGGTTAAAGCCAGGCCGCTCACGGTCGGGTTGGTATTTTCGCTCAGTTTTACCAAATAGTCGGAAACCCAATCCACTTCTTCGCGATCGGCGTTAAAAACCATCTCTAAAATGGCATGGGTACATACCTCTGCATCAATAGAGAAGATTTTTTCCTCAATCTCGGCTTTGTTGAGCATCTTTTAATCTTCCGGCAATAGCAGCTGCGGGGTCATGGCGGCTTTCAGCTTGGCGTAGAGCCTGCCGCCTTCACCGCTTTTCACACCAAACCACCAAATACCGGATTTTTTCACCGTCCAATATTGTCCGGCCAGCCAGCCGCCGTTGAGCAGATAGCTGCAAAATTGCCCCAGCCAGGGCTGGTGCCCCACCAGTATCAAATAATCCGACCCTTTATGCGCGGCAATCAGCGCGGGCAGCTCTTCCACGTGGTTAATCGGATTAAGCTCGGGTTTCACGGCATAGGGCAGGCCGAGCGCTTCGGCAGTTTGCTGACTGCGCAATGCTTGCGAAGCCCACACGTCTACTTGGTCGTTCAGATACGGCCGCAGCCACCGGGCAGCCGCATCGGCCTGCCGCCGGCCTTTGTCGGTGAGGCCGCGTTCTAAATCGGGTACGCCATCTTCAGCTTCGGCGTGCCGCCATAAAATCAGGTTCATCTTGCCTTCCTTATTCTCTGATACAATTCGCATCTTAATGCTTGGCAGCCGCAGAGGCTACCTGAAAAGCATGGTTTCAATAACACAAACAAATGACAGCCTTTCCACACACCCTGCCGCCGCTGATTTGGCAGCCCGAACCGCCCACCGTTTCCGCCGCTCTGCGCCGCCTGATACAGGCAACCTCGCTCACCCTGGCCTTGCAGGCCACCGGCGCAGATTTTCGCGTTCAGGTAGCCTTTCAGGGTGAAAGGGCGCAACGATGGCCGGGCGAAGAGGTGGGGAGCAATGCGTTTCATGTGCGCCAGGTGTGGCTGCTGCTGAATGATACGCCGGTGGTGTGGGCGCGCAGCGTGTGCCCTTTAGCGGGGGCGTGGCCAAGCATCCTAGCTTGCGGCACGCAGCCTTTGGGCAAACGCCTGTTTGATGGCCGCCTGGCCGCCGAACGCAGCCCGCTCGCCTTCGCCGCCGTGCCGTCCGCGCAACAAGAACAAGCCGCCCGAGCCGTTTGCCTGCGCCGTTCGGCATTCGATTTGAACGGCGAAAAGATGGTGCTGACAGAAGGGTTTATGCCCGAGCTGGCAAGGTTTTTAGAAGAGTAGGGCGGTATTTTGCAGCAGACAGTATTTCAGGTAGCCTCTTGCCACCACATGCAGGCTACCTGAAAGCGATAATTTTCAGGTAGCCTAAACCATCAGCTTCCACCAGGCTGTTTTATTGTGTAACACTCTTTTTCAGGTAGCCTTTGCCGCAGCCTCGAGGCTACCTGAAACCACACCCCGAGAACTCCCGTGCCTTTTCTTTCTTTCCTCTCCCCGAAGCAAGCCGAGCGTCTGGCCGTGTACCTGCAACTGATGCGCGCCGACAAGCCCATCGGCACGCTGCTTTTGCTGTGGCCCACCCTGTGGGCGCTGTGGATGGCTGCCGGTGGGCTGCCCGATTTCGGCATCTTGTTTGCCTTTGTGCTAGGCACCTTTCTGATGCGCAGTGCCGGCTGCGTGGTCAATGATTTTGCCGACCGCAATTTCGACGGTGCGGTGGCGCGCACCAAAAGT includes the following:
- a CDS encoding YkvA family protein, encoding MNQDNPVRPEDFVPEFRRRRFEPDGFLRKLRRFALRLGRPVVEQLYALYFLFQSPAVPKRAKLIIVGALVYFVSPIDSIPDLLGPLGFSDDIAVVTLVYAQMKDYLTEEIKIRARAAAERLVRK
- a CDS encoding SixA phosphatase family protein, with product MNLILWRHAEAEDGVPDLERGLTDKGRRQADAAARWLRPYLNDQVDVWASQALRSQQTAEALGLPYAVKPELNPINHVEELPALIAAHKGSDYLILVGHQPWLGQFCSYLLNGGWLAGQYWTVKKSGIWWFGVKSGEGGRLYAKLKAAMTPQLLLPED
- a CDS encoding chorismate--pyruvate lyase family protein translates to MTAFPHTLPPLIWQPEPPTVSAALRRLIQATSLTLALQATGADFRVQVAFQGERAQRWPGEEVGSNAFHVRQVWLLLNDTPVVWARSVCPLAGAWPSILACGTQPLGKRLFDGRLAAERSPLAFAAVPSAQQEQAARAVCLRRSAFDLNGEKMVLTEGFMPELARFLEE